From the Desulfosarcina sp. BuS5 genome, one window contains:
- the tyrS gene encoding tyrosine--tRNA ligase, translating into MVNIKEILSERGFIEQTTHEGELDEYLNQKEVTCYIGFDPTAASLHVGSLIPIMALAHMQRNGCRPIALVGGGTGLVGDPSGKTETRKLLIPDKINDNIVKIKEQLSKFIDFNEGKALLLNNAEWLNSLEYIPFLRDIGLHFSVNRMLKAESYRMRLESEEGLNFIEFNYMLLQAYDFLMLYERFGCKLQMGGSDQWGNVIAGIELVRKIRKETVFGLTFPLITTSSGVKMGKTVKGAIWLNPSKTTPYDYYQYWINTDDRDVARFLALFTFLPMNEIKAIEKLEGADLNSSKSVLAFEATLLAHGREEAVKAYNASASMFGSRALSENILRSSTIPRQTEAEDDTSVPYSFIDLEQIKNGIPAFKIIHDVGLADTKSASRRLIKQGGAYINGQRITSFDYLISYHDIKEMEILLRAGKKRFHILKIKPVK; encoded by the coding sequence ATGGTTAATATTAAAGAAATACTTTCCGAAAGAGGATTTATAGAGCAGACTACCCACGAGGGGGAGCTGGATGAGTACCTCAATCAGAAAGAGGTAACGTGCTACATAGGTTTTGATCCCACTGCAGCCAGTCTGCATGTTGGGAGTCTTATTCCCATAATGGCGCTGGCGCATATGCAGAGAAACGGCTGCCGGCCAATAGCGCTTGTTGGAGGCGGAACCGGTCTTGTGGGCGATCCAAGCGGAAAGACTGAAACAAGAAAGTTACTTATCCCTGATAAAATAAATGATAATATTGTTAAAATAAAAGAACAACTATCAAAGTTTATAGATTTTAATGAAGGAAAGGCTTTATTATTAAATAATGCTGAATGGTTGAATAGCCTGGAATATATACCATTTTTAAGAGATATTGGCCTGCATTTCTCAGTAAATCGTATGCTAAAGGCCGAAAGCTACAGGATGCGCCTGGAATCTGAGGAAGGATTAAATTTTATTGAATTTAACTATATGTTGTTACAAGCATATGATTTTTTGATGTTATATGAACGATTTGGCTGTAAGCTCCAGATGGGCGGCAGTGATCAATGGGGTAATGTAATTGCGGGTATTGAGCTGGTACGAAAAATCCGCAAGGAGACTGTATTCGGGTTGACTTTTCCCCTTATAACAACCAGCAGCGGCGTTAAAATGGGCAAAACAGTTAAAGGAGCGATATGGCTTAATCCTTCAAAAACTACTCCTTATGACTATTATCAGTATTGGATAAACACCGATGATAGAGATGTTGCGAGATTTCTTGCCCTGTTTACTTTTCTTCCCATGAATGAAATCAAAGCAATTGAAAAATTAGAAGGCGCGGATTTGAATAGCTCAAAGTCAGTGCTTGCATTTGAAGCTACCTTGCTTGCTCATGGCAGAGAAGAGGCCGTTAAAGCATATAATGCATCGGCAAGTATGTTCGGCTCCAGAGCTCTTTCGGAAAATATTTTACGAAGCAGCACTATACCACGTCAAACTGAGGCTGAGGATGATACTTCTGTACCTTATTCTTTTATCGACCTGGAGCAAATAAAAAATGGCATTCCCGCATTTAAAATAATACATGACGTGGGCTTGGCAGACACCAAGAGTGCATCTCGCAGGCTTATAAAACAGGGTGGCGCTTATATTAATGGACAACGCATAACCAGCTTTGATTACTTAATATCTTATCATGATATTAAGGAGATGGAAATATTATTAAGAGCAGGGAAGAAACGGTTTCATATATTAAAAATAAAACCTGTAAAATAG
- the rny gene encoding ribonuclease Y, whose translation MPVYYIIIGLVTFCAGAAIAYCVKTKNISKKIEASEIEAHRLLKDAKQRSGMILKEAEFEAKDKLFRSKSEFDAESKEARAELRKRDKRLIEKEERLDHKAGQLESKDREFVRKEKLLKKREININNDERKYNELIDEQKKQLEKISALTAEQAKELLIRAMENEAKYEGARLIKRIENEAQKEADKKAKKIISTAIQRYAGDYVAERTVSVIQLPSDDMKGRIIGREGRNIRALEAATGIDLIIDDTPEAVIMSGFNPVRREIARLSLLRLISDGRIHPGRIEEVVKTIGREVDLTIKEAGEQAVFDLGVHDVHNELIIYIGSLKYRTSYAQNVLQHSVEVAFLSGIMAAELGLDQKLARRMGLLHDIGKAVDHEVEGSHAIIGSKIAKKFGESDSVVHAIAAHHEDITPNSIYALLVQAADGLSGARPGARKELLENYIKRLEQLEKIAKSFKGVANTYAIQAGRELRVVVESEIISDEEATLLSRDIVRKIEESLTFPGQIKVIVIRETRAVEYANK comes from the coding sequence ATGCCAGTATATTATATAATAATTGGTCTGGTCACCTTTTGTGCCGGGGCAGCAATTGCATATTGCGTAAAGACTAAAAATATATCTAAAAAAATCGAAGCATCTGAGATTGAAGCGCATAGGTTGCTGAAGGATGCCAAGCAGCGGTCTGGGATGATTCTAAAAGAAGCCGAGTTTGAGGCTAAAGATAAGCTTTTCAGAAGTAAGAGTGAATTTGATGCTGAATCTAAAGAGGCCAGGGCAGAGTTAAGAAAAAGGGATAAGAGGTTAATAGAGAAAGAGGAAAGATTAGACCATAAGGCTGGGCAACTTGAGAGTAAGGATAGAGAGTTTGTTCGAAAAGAAAAGCTGTTAAAAAAACGCGAGATTAACATTAATAATGATGAACGAAAGTATAATGAACTTATTGATGAACAAAAGAAGCAGCTTGAAAAGATTTCGGCGTTGACTGCTGAACAGGCGAAGGAACTCTTAATCAGGGCCATGGAAAATGAAGCGAAATATGAAGGTGCAAGGCTTATAAAAAGAATAGAGAACGAGGCACAAAAAGAAGCCGATAAAAAAGCCAAAAAGATAATATCGACTGCCATACAAAGATATGCAGGGGATTACGTGGCGGAACGAACCGTCTCTGTAATACAGTTGCCCAGTGACGATATGAAAGGACGGATTATCGGTAGAGAGGGACGAAACATAAGAGCCCTTGAGGCCGCTACCGGGATAGACCTTATTATTGACGATACACCGGAGGCTGTAATTATGTCCGGTTTTAACCCGGTCAGACGTGAAATAGCCAGACTTTCTTTATTGCGTTTGATTTCTGACGGTCGAATTCATCCTGGACGTATAGAGGAAGTTGTAAAAACGATAGGCCGCGAAGTTGATTTAACTATAAAAGAGGCCGGAGAACAGGCAGTATTTGATCTAGGGGTACACGACGTACATAATGAACTAATTATATATATAGGAAGCTTAAAATATCGTACAAGCTATGCACAAAATGTTTTGCAGCATTCTGTAGAGGTCGCTTTTTTATCTGGTATCATGGCAGCTGAATTGGGGCTTGATCAAAAACTTGCAAGGCGAATGGGCTTACTGCATGATATAGGGAAAGCTGTTGACCATGAGGTTGAAGGATCTCACGCAATTATTGGTTCAAAAATTGCTAAAAAGTTTGGTGAATCCGATAGTGTTGTACATGCCATAGCCGCCCATCATGAAGATATAACTCCTAACAGTATTTATGCTTTGCTGGTACAGGCTGCAGATGGGCTTTCCGGGGCAAGACCCGGTGCCCGTAAAGAACTGCTGGAGAATTATATTAAAAGACTTGAGCAGCTTGAAAAAATAGCAAAATCTTTTAAGGGAGTTGCCAATACTTATGCTATTCAGGCAGGTCGTGAACTTAGAGTAGTGGTAGAAAGTGAGATTATTTCGGATGAGGAGGCTACACTTCTCAGCAGGGATATCGTTCGTAAGATTGAGGAGTCATTGACATTTCCCGGCCAGATCAAGGTCATAGTGATACGTGAAACTCGGGCTGTGGAATATGCAAATAAATAG
- the zapA gene encoding cell division protein ZapA — MEQILTIELFGQSYKFKTKIDKQDAKQVADLLLEHVHRTEKQQSVKSPQINKLAIMIIVALNIANKNVEIQKENLDLLNNISKGYKKLISDLDSVL; from the coding sequence TTGGAACAGATTTTAACAATAGAACTTTTTGGCCAGTCTTATAAATTTAAAACAAAAATCGATAAACAGGACGCAAAACAGGTAGCAGATCTCCTTTTGGAACATGTTCATAGAACCGAAAAACAGCAATCTGTTAAATCGCCTCAAATTAATAAACTTGCGATTATGATTATTGTTGCTTTAAACATTGCGAATAAAAATGTTGAAATTCAAAAAGAAAATTTAGATTTGTTGAACAATATCTCTAAAGGATATAAAAAGTTGATTTCTGATTTAGATTCTGTCCTATAA
- a CDS encoding sugar phosphate nucleotidyltransferase — protein MGNKTAVIILAAGLGKRMKSAKAKVLHEVLGKPMILYVLETAMGIAGNNLIVVVGYQAEIVRQKVSEVFEVEFAYQAEQLGTAHAVSCAIPHLPENMENILILCGDVPLISHNTLKNLFEYHIETERDISVLAVNVDDPTGYGRIIMDESGNVSGITEEADATDDEKSIKTINSGIYCVRKEYLLKTINKIKADNVQEEYYLTDIIAIAYNEKKSVGAVVGQCQKEIIGVNSLQDLKMAENFMQYLASEECKTG, from the coding sequence ATGGGTAATAAAACCGCGGTTATTATACTTGCAGCAGGGTTGGGCAAACGGATGAAATCGGCAAAGGCCAAGGTCCTGCATGAGGTTTTGGGCAAACCTATGATTCTGTATGTTCTGGAAACCGCAATGGGGATTGCCGGAAACAATTTAATCGTAGTTGTCGGATATCAAGCTGAAATTGTTCGTCAAAAAGTATCTGAAGTTTTTGAGGTTGAATTTGCATATCAGGCCGAACAGCTTGGAACGGCTCATGCCGTCAGCTGTGCAATCCCGCATCTTCCTGAAAATATGGAAAATATACTTATTTTGTGTGGAGATGTTCCATTAATTTCTCATAATACATTAAAAAATCTTTTTGAATATCATATTGAAACAGAACGTGATATATCAGTTCTTGCTGTTAACGTTGATGATCCAACAGGTTATGGACGAATCATAATGGATGAGTCCGGGAATGTGTCGGGAATAACCGAAGAGGCGGATGCCACAGATGACGAAAAGAGTATTAAAACTATTAATTCAGGGATATACTGTGTCAGGAAGGAATACTTGCTTAAAACTATCAATAAAATTAAGGCAGATAATGTTCAAGAAGAATATTATCTAACAGATATAATTGCAATTGCTTATAATGAAAAGAAGAGTGTTGGTGCGGTTGTGGGTCAGTGCCAAAAGGAGATTATAGGTGTCAATAGTCTGCAGGATTTGAAAATGGCTGAAAATTTTATGCAATATCTGGCAAGTGAGGAATGTAAAACCGGGTAA
- a CDS encoding F0F1 ATP synthase subunit epsilon, producing MAENIKLEVVTPEKSVVSEDAQIVMAPGTEGEFGVLSGHTPFLTSLKLGTIHYKNSEGKEAFVFVSGGFAEALPDRVTVLAESAERRRDIDIDRAKAAKKRAEERLAATGKDIVMERARTALSRSLHRINLAETRS from the coding sequence ATGGCGGAGAATATTAAACTGGAGGTAGTTACTCCTGAAAAGTCAGTTGTCAGTGAAGATGCTCAGATTGTTATGGCACCAGGCACCGAAGGGGAATTTGGTGTTCTTTCAGGCCATACCCCTTTTTTGACAAGTCTAAAACTGGGCACTATTCATTACAAAAATTCCGAAGGAAAGGAAGCTTTTGTTTTTGTTAGCGGCGGTTTTGCAGAAGCGCTTCCAGACCGGGTTACTGTTTTAGCGGAATCGGCCGAAAGAAGGCGAGATATTGATATTGACCGCGCCAAAGCGGCAAAGAAACGCGCTGAAGAGCGTTTGGCGGCTACGGGCAAAGATATTGTAATGGAAAGAGCAAGAACAGCATTGTCGAGATCATTGCATCGGATTAATTTGGCTGAAACCAGATCATAA
- the atpD gene encoding F0F1 ATP synthase subunit beta, with protein sequence MGENIGKIIQVMGPVVDVEFEQGKLPTILTALLISNPSISDEPDNLVVEVAQHLGDNVVRTIAMDVTDGLTRGMPVKDSGSPIMMPVGAAGLGRVLNVVGKPVDGLGEISQEKMLPIHREAPKFTEQDTSVRVLETGIKVIDLLVPFPRGGKMGLFGGAGVGKTVIMMEMVNNIAMQHGGISVFAGVGERTREGNDLYHEMKDSGVLPKAALVYGQMTEPPGARARVALSALTAAEYYRDEEGQDVLIFIDNIFRFTQAGSEVSALLGRMPSAVGYQPTLAVDLGELQERITSTTKGSITAVQCVYVPADDLTDPAPATTFAHLDGTVVLSRQIAELGIYPSVDPLDSTSRILDASYIGEEHYQVARSVQNMLQKYKELQDIIAILGVDELSDEDKLTVARARRIQRFLSQPFHVAEVFTGKAGKYVKIEDTVRGFKEICEGKHDDLPEQAFYMVGGIDDVVGAAKEESAA encoded by the coding sequence ATGGGAGAAAATATAGGTAAAATTATTCAGGTCATGGGGCCTGTCGTTGATGTGGAATTCGAGCAGGGTAAGTTGCCGACAATACTGACAGCCCTTTTGATTTCTAATCCTTCTATCAGTGATGAGCCTGATAATTTAGTTGTTGAAGTAGCGCAGCATCTTGGTGATAATGTTGTACGCACCATTGCCATGGATGTTACTGACGGTTTGACAAGGGGCATGCCTGTAAAAGACAGCGGCAGCCCGATTATGATGCCGGTCGGTGCAGCCGGACTGGGGCGGGTTTTAAATGTTGTCGGCAAACCTGTCGACGGCCTTGGAGAAATCAGCCAGGAAAAAATGCTTCCGATTCACAGGGAAGCCCCAAAATTTACCGAGCAGGATACTTCTGTACGTGTGCTTGAAACCGGAATCAAGGTTATTGATTTGTTGGTACCCTTCCCCAGGGGTGGCAAAATGGGTCTTTTTGGTGGAGCGGGTGTTGGTAAAACGGTTATTATGATGGAGATGGTAAATAACATTGCCATGCAGCACGGCGGTATCTCTGTTTTTGCCGGTGTGGGCGAAAGAACCCGCGAGGGGAATGACCTTTATCATGAAATGAAAGATTCCGGTGTTCTTCCAAAAGCCGCACTGGTTTACGGGCAGATGACGGAACCACCCGGCGCAAGAGCGCGTGTTGCCCTTTCAGCGCTTACAGCGGCGGAGTATTATCGTGACGAAGAAGGTCAGGATGTTTTGATTTTTATTGACAATATATTTCGTTTTACCCAGGCTGGTTCGGAAGTTTCCGCATTGTTGGGCCGCATGCCCTCCGCTGTTGGATATCAGCCTACTCTTGCAGTCGACCTTGGCGAGCTTCAGGAACGTATCACATCGACCACCAAAGGCTCTATTACTGCCGTGCAGTGCGTTTACGTCCCGGCTGATGATTTAACAGATCCGGCGCCGGCGACAACCTTTGCCCATCTGGATGGAACTGTTGTTTTGTCGCGTCAGATAGCGGAACTTGGTATCTATCCTTCGGTTGATCCATTAGACTCAACATCAAGGATTCTTGATGCGTCTTATATAGGTGAAGAACATTATCAGGTGGCACGTTCCGTACAGAATATGCTTCAGAAGTACAAGGAACTGCAGGATATTATCGCTATCCTGGGAGTTGATGAACTTTCGGATGAGGATAAGCTTACGGTCGCCAGGGCAAGAAGAATTCAGCGTTTTCTCTCACAACCGTTCCATGTTGCTGAAGTTTTTACCGGAAAAGCCGGCAAATATGTAAAAATAGAAGATACTGTCAGGGGGTTTAAGGAGATCTGCGAAGGAAAGCATGATGACCTTCCGGAACAGGCTTTCTATATGGTCGGCGGGATTGATGATGTTGTTGGGGCGGCAAAAGAGGAGAGCGCTGCTTAA
- the atpG gene encoding ATP synthase F1 subunit gamma produces the protein MATLKEVQTKIGAVKKTKQITKAMNMVATSRLRGAQAATDGFRPYAGKFAEVLGSLSEKAGDETSPLLEVREKVEKIHVVLCTSDRGLCGGFNAHLIARAEKFLKEKKGDEITFSFTNFGKKGLHWTRKNGLEIVDEHLGIVGTKFGFNIASISGAKLVEGFLNGAYDEVYLIYSEFVNMAKQIPVLKQVLPIPPLETAEEAHDSEPGTPFLAEHICEPPTEQLLGVLLPKNIYVQLYSALLETSTSEHAARMTAMDNATSACNDMIDNLTLAYNKARQSAITADLMDIVGGAEALKG, from the coding sequence ATGGCAACATTAAAAGAAGTACAAACAAAGATAGGCGCTGTAAAAAAGACTAAGCAGATTACTAAAGCCATGAATATGGTTGCCACTTCACGGTTACGCGGAGCTCAGGCGGCCACAGACGGGTTTAGGCCTTATGCCGGCAAATTTGCCGAAGTACTGGGAAGCCTTTCAGAAAAGGCCGGGGATGAGACGAGTCCCTTACTTGAAGTTCGTGAAAAGGTTGAAAAGATACATGTTGTGCTTTGCACATCAGACAGGGGTTTGTGCGGCGGTTTTAATGCTCATCTGATTGCCCGGGCGGAAAAATTTTTAAAAGAAAAAAAGGGTGATGAAATAACTTTTTCTTTTACAAATTTTGGGAAAAAAGGTCTTCATTGGACCCGTAAAAACGGGCTTGAAATTGTTGATGAACATTTGGGTATTGTGGGTACAAAGTTCGGTTTTAATATCGCTTCAATCTCGGGAGCAAAACTAGTTGAAGGCTTTTTAAACGGTGCTTATGATGAAGTTTATCTTATCTATTCTGAATTTGTAAATATGGCAAAACAGATTCCAGTATTAAAACAGGTGCTTCCTATACCTCCTCTTGAAACAGCAGAGGAGGCGCATGACTCGGAGCCGGGCACGCCATTTCTTGCAGAACATATATGCGAACCGCCAACAGAACAACTCCTTGGCGTTCTGCTTCCGAAAAATATTTATGTTCAGCTTTACAGTGCGTTGCTGGAAACATCTACAAGTGAGCATGCTGCAAGGATGACAGCAATGGATAATGCCACAAGCGCTTGTAATGATATGATAGATAATCTTACACTGGCATACAACAAAGCCCGGCAGTCTGCCATTACCGCTGATTTAATGGATATAGTCGGCGGTGCCGAGGCTCTCAAAGGGTAA
- the atpA gene encoding F0F1 ATP synthase subunit alpha, which produces MELKAEEISQIIKEQITDYDKKVELSETGVVLSVGDGIARIYGLEKAMALELVEFPGGILGLVLNLEEDNVGVAIMGEDIHIREGDIVKRTGKIAEVPVGEAVLGRVVSAVGEPLDGKGPIDSSEYSRVEMVAPGVIARKGVHEPMYTGLKAVDAMTPVGRGQRELIIGDRQIGKTAVCVDSIINQKGKDVYCVYVACGQKKSTVAQVVSVLEKHGAMEYTTVVAACASDPATLQYVAPYAGCAMAEYFRDKGLHSLIVYDDLSKQAAAYRQVSLLLRRPPGREAYPGDIFYNHSRLLERSAKLNDELGAGSLTALPIIETQAGDVSAYIPTNVISITDGQIYLEPNLFFAGVRPAINVGLSVSRVGGAAQCKAMKQVAGTLRLDMAQFRELEAFAAFGSDLDAATQKQLTRGARLVAILKQPQYKPLSMEQQVTILYAGTRGYLDDYPVDVLEKYEAGLYTFIEDRFPQLFSGLDEKQEITDDIEKVMQEALNAYAEEFKDTIK; this is translated from the coding sequence ATGGAATTAAAAGCTGAAGAAATAAGTCAGATTATTAAAGAGCAGATTACAGATTATGATAAAAAAGTAGAGCTAAGTGAAACAGGAGTTGTCTTATCTGTCGGTGACGGTATTGCGAGAATATATGGGCTTGAAAAGGCCATGGCGCTTGAGCTGGTAGAATTTCCCGGCGGCATACTCGGACTTGTTCTTAATCTGGAAGAGGATAATGTCGGTGTAGCCATTATGGGTGAGGACATCCATATTAGAGAGGGTGATATTGTAAAACGAACCGGTAAAATTGCAGAGGTACCGGTTGGCGAGGCTGTGCTTGGTCGCGTTGTGTCGGCGGTTGGGGAACCTCTTGACGGCAAAGGGCCTATCGACTCCAGTGAATACAGCCGGGTCGAGATGGTTGCCCCCGGTGTTATTGCCAGAAAAGGTGTGCATGAACCTATGTATACCGGCCTTAAGGCTGTGGATGCCATGACACCTGTTGGAAGGGGACAGCGGGAATTGATAATAGGTGACCGGCAGATCGGCAAAACAGCCGTCTGTGTAGATTCCATTATCAATCAGAAAGGTAAGGACGTTTACTGCGTCTATGTGGCTTGCGGGCAGAAAAAATCTACTGTTGCTCAAGTGGTTTCTGTTCTTGAAAAGCATGGAGCCATGGAATATACGACTGTTGTTGCGGCTTGCGCCAGTGATCCGGCGACATTGCAATATGTTGCACCCTATGCAGGGTGTGCCATGGCTGAATATTTTCGCGATAAGGGACTGCATTCCTTGATCGTTTACGATGACCTTTCAAAACAGGCGGCCGCATATCGCCAGGTTTCTCTTCTCTTAAGACGTCCCCCTGGACGGGAGGCATACCCAGGTGATATTTTTTATAACCATTCCAGACTGCTTGAGAGATCAGCTAAATTAAACGATGAACTTGGCGCAGGTTCCCTTACGGCGCTTCCGATTATCGAAACCCAGGCCGGCGACGTATCCGCATATATCCCGACAAATGTTATTTCCATTACAGACGGGCAGATATATCTTGAACCTAATCTCTTTTTTGCTGGTGTGCGTCCCGCAATCAATGTCGGGCTGTCGGTTTCACGAGTCGGAGGAGCTGCGCAATGCAAGGCCATGAAGCAGGTTGCAGGAACATTGAGGCTGGATATGGCTCAGTTTCGCGAGCTGGAGGCATTTGCCGCATTCGGCAGCGATCTTGACGCTGCCACCCAGAAGCAGCTTACACGCGGTGCAAGACTTGTCGCCATACTAAAGCAGCCCCAGTATAAGCCTTTGTCTATGGAGCAGCAGGTGACAATTCTTTATGCCGGTACCAGGGGTTATCTTGACGATTACCCGGTGGATGTGCTTGAAAAATATGAAGCAGGCCTTTATACATTTATAGAAGACAGATTCCCGCAGCTTTTTTCCGGTCTTGATGAAAAACAAGAGATTACCGATGATATCGAAAAGGTTATGCAGGAAGCATTAAACGCCTATGCCGAAGAATTCAAGGATACAATAAAATAA
- the atpH gene encoding ATP synthase F1 subunit delta, which translates to MKNMAVARRYAKALLLIGKDDGQAEAYRKELDDFSDLMEREKELEQAICNPLYDVEGRRKVLQAVIEKLKLSMVIRSFLIFLFDKGRIGFLGSINDFYKKLADELKGIARASLVSATVLSEDAINKIRSTLSKMTGKEVFLEVEQDTSLIGGVVTRLGDLVLDGSIKTQLLNMRESLKRGESV; encoded by the coding sequence ATGAAAAATATGGCTGTGGCACGGCGTTATGCCAAAGCGCTTCTACTCATTGGGAAGGATGACGGTCAGGCTGAAGCTTATAGGAAAGAATTAGATGATTTTTCGGATTTAATGGAGCGTGAAAAAGAGCTTGAACAGGCTATTTGTAATCCTTTGTATGATGTGGAAGGTCGCAGGAAGGTATTGCAGGCTGTTATCGAAAAGTTGAAACTTTCCATGGTGATACGTTCGTTTCTTATTTTCTTGTTTGATAAGGGCCGGATAGGTTTCCTCGGCAGTATCAATGATTTCTACAAGAAGCTGGCCGATGAACTAAAAGGTATAGCAAGGGCCAGTCTTGTGTCGGCAACTGTGCTTTCTGAAGATGCTATAAACAAAATAAGATCCACATTGTCAAAAATGACAGGTAAGGAAGTTTTTCTGGAGGTTGAACAGGATACAAGCCTGATTGGTGGAGTAGTTACCAGGCTTGGTGACCTTGTTTTAGACGGAAGTATAAAAACACAATTACTCAATATGAGAGAATCCTTAAAAAGGGGTGAGAGTGTCTAA
- a CDS encoding F0F1 ATP synthase subunit B family protein produces MGSSIIKCPGVICKKLFLNKKSVIIFFVSLFVIWMGGLATASSGGEHGSKGWVATDTYRVMNFAVLAIALFLLLRKPVSDGLSSRIKGIKDELNELEAGKKAAEMELSRYQDKLDKLDQETEKLIAEYVKQGNDAKERILKEAESAAVKLEEQARRNIENEFKKARIKLKEEILEKALVKAEEMIKSKITAEDQDRLVDEYLEKVVA; encoded by the coding sequence ATGGGTTCAAGTATTATAAAATGCCCTGGCGTAATATGCAAAAAGCTTTTTTTAAATAAAAAGAGCGTAATAATTTTTTTCGTTTCTTTATTTGTTATCTGGATGGGCGGCCTTGCGACAGCCTCCTCAGGCGGTGAGCATGGGTCCAAAGGCTGGGTTGCAACAGATACATATAGAGTGATGAATTTTGCTGTTTTGGCGATTGCGCTTTTTTTGCTTTTGCGCAAACCTGTTTCTGATGGACTCAGCTCCAGGATAAAAGGGATAAAAGATGAACTGAATGAATTGGAAGCCGGGAAAAAAGCCGCTGAAATGGAGCTGTCGCGCTATCAGGATAAGCTGGATAAATTAGATCAGGAGACAGAGAAGCTTATTGCAGAGTATGTCAAGCAGGGGAATGATGCCAAAGAAAGAATTTTGAAGGAGGCTGAATCTGCGGCGGTAAAACTTGAAGAACAGGCGCGCAGGAATATTGAGAATGAATTTAAAAAGGCCAGGATTAAGCTCAAAGAAGAAATACTTGAGAAGGCCCTTGTAAAAGCGGAAGAGATGATAAAAAGCAAAATTACGGCTGAAGATCAGGATAGACTTGTAGATGAATATTTGGAAAAGGTGGTGGCATAA
- a CDS encoding ATPase, producing the protein MVSLDVSLIIQIVNFILLIWLLNILLYKPIRRIVLERKNKFTGIERAINTLNGSARDAEDAYAVGVRDARAKGLKEKDAFLSVAAEEEKEIIDKINKTAQENLAEVRKRIAKDAESVRVSLQKELTTFTDAIGKKILGRAV; encoded by the coding sequence ATGGTTAGCCTTGATGTATCGCTTATTATTCAGATTGTTAATTTTATTTTACTTATATGGTTGCTTAATATCCTGTTGTACAAGCCTATTAGACGTATTGTGCTTGAAAGGAAGAACAAATTTACAGGGATAGAGCGTGCAATTAACACTTTGAACGGGAGCGCGAGAGATGCAGAGGATGCTTATGCTGTAGGGGTAAGAGATGCAAGAGCTAAGGGCCTTAAGGAGAAGGACGCTTTTCTCTCGGTTGCTGCTGAAGAGGAAAAAGAGATTATAGATAAGATAAATAAAACGGCTCAAGAAAATCTTGCGGAAGTTCGTAAAAGAATTGCCAAGGATGCTGAAAGTGTACGAGTATCGCTGCAAAAGGAACTTACAACTTTTACAGATGCTATTGGGAAAAAAATTTTGGGGAGGGCTGTTTAA
- a CDS encoding bactofilin family protein codes for MKKTNKSGRVSTYIGVNASIEGTINFSDTIRLDGNVKGKIISAGGTVIIGEKAIINADIEVDVAIIKGEINGSLEARDRIEISPPARITGDIHAPVILIETGVVFNGHCSMNESKLLSENPASFIDPQDDMEG; via the coding sequence ATGAAAAAAACCAACAAGAGTGGCAGAGTATCTACTTATATTGGAGTAAACGCAAGCATAGAAGGCACAATCAATTTCAGTGATACCATAAGACTTGACGGTAATGTAAAAGGAAAGATTATAAGTGCCGGCGGGACGGTTATCATAGGTGAAAAGGCAATTATAAATGCCGATATAGAGGTAGATGTAGCAATAATCAAAGGAGAAATTAACGGCTCCTTAGAGGCTCGCGACAGAATTGAGATCAGCCCCCCGGCCCGGATAACCGGAGATATTCATGCCCCTGTTATTTTAATAGAAACCGGGGTAGTATTTAATGGACACTGCTCCATGAACGAAAGTAAATTATTATCAGAGAATCCGGCCAGCTTCATTGATCCACAGGATGACATGGAAGGATAA